In the genome of candidate division WOR-3 bacterium, the window GATAGGGTTTGGTTTAGCGGTTTTGTTAAATGTAGGGCAAGGCTTGAGCCTTGCAACAAAAATAAGCAAACCTAAAGGTTTGCCCTACAATGTAATTAACCATAAAACCATCTACCCACCCAACTATCCAACCATCAAGCCATCCAACAATCCCTTTACTTCTTGTGAATCCGGAATTATCTTCAAGACTTTTTGTAGTATTTTTCGCGCGTCATTTTTATTTCCATGTTCAAGGCAACTCTTTGCAAAATTTATCGCTTCAGTCTCAAACTGGCTCAAAATTCTAAATCTCATATCCACTGACCAGTTATCAAAATTCTTTTTAAATGGCTCACTCCGAAATAATTGAAATGCCTTTAAATATTCTTTACGAGCGAAACTCCATTCCCCTGCACGCTCCAGCGCCTTTGCCTGGGCTAATTGAATCTGGAAATAGTTATAATCAGTCCAGATATAAAATCCTTTATTTACAAGATATTTTTTGGAACCTACATTCTCAATGCTTAAAAAATGGGTTGGTAGTTTCAGAATCGCACGGCATTGCACGAGCAAATAGTAAAGACGAGCTATAGGATTTTTGCTTTTGGGCCAAAAGTTTTGGATAATGTTATTTAAATCAATGGAATTACCGGGCTCACGCAGGTGGAGTCCAATATATATCAAAAGTGCATTCAACTGAGGATTCAATTGTATTTTTAGGTAAGCCTGATTTCTATAGATAATTGTGGGACCCAAAAATTTTAATTCATAGAAAGGAAAGTTTTTATTAAAAATTGGTAATTGAAGAAGACACCTGGGCAGTAATACATTCCTACCCTGAGCTATGCGGTGTAAAATCAACTCAGGTACAAAAAACAAACAGCGATGTAGATAACCTGTGAGTCCGTATTTTGCAGCAAATTCAAAGATTTTTATATAATCGCGCTCTTTTAAACTATCCTTTGCCTGCTTGATTAAATGTAATATATAAACAGTTGGTAAAGTATGTAATTTTTTTATCTTTTTTTCTAACAGAAACTGCATTATCAATGTCTCCCTTTGTATATTAAACTTTTTCATAAGTGGGAGATATTCTTTTAATAATTGTTCGGATTCAACAATATTGCCTAAAGCCATTTTTATCGCTGCCAGGCAGCAGATAGCAGTAAAGATTGCATTACGAAAGTGTTCCTTTTCTGATTTTTCCAGTGTCTTTTGGATAAAAAATTCTGCTTTTTCTAATTTGCCCAGACCAAAACTTGCAAGGGTGTGGGTAAGATTGTAAGAATCATAATATTTTTTTTTGTAATCTATTTTTGCGAGCTTAAGATACTTCAGCGCCTCACGATACTTGCCGTCAATTGTTAAACATAAAGCAGACTTAAAATAAAGGCGGTTTTTTTCTTCTTCTTCTTTGGCCATTTCCAATGCTCTTAATCGATATCTTAACGCTGTCTTGTAGTCACCCATAAATGTCGCCAAATCACCATAGGATTCATAAAAAGAGGCATAGGGAAGTCTTCTGAGTAACCGACGGGCTTTTTGTGTCAATCTTTTCGCTATAGCAGTGTCCATAATCTCTGTCCTTGCTGTTGCCTCCAGGAAGGTCAATTGAAAATTTAAAATTGGGTCACGAAGTCTACCTTTTAGTCTTTTTAAGTGGTGATTCAATTCTATTTCTTTTTCTGGTGTGCGCATCCAGTGCAGAGCAAGGATCTCAGAAAGTCCTGCAATGATTGCTGAATAATACAAATTTTCCTTTTCAAACTGCAAACGTAATTTATGAATCTTTTTATAAAACTCCGGTGTGGGAATTTTTAGAAACTGATTATACAATTTATCAAATTTTCTTCTTAAAGAGAGTAAATCTTCAGGAATTTGCTCAAGAATATAATCATAATTAGACGGAAAACCAGGCAGCGAATTTAAAATCCCCGCTGCTTTTTTCAAAACTTC includes:
- a CDS encoding helix-turn-helix domain-containing protein — protein: MKIELRTKLKAIEEYQTERNLKTVAERYKIHYATLSRWIKKFNENKVLYHRPWNRISPEIEKMVMLLKENNPGITLHQAKKSLMEKGIHISIKGIYDIWNRYGLTQRLVDDPFSFFVQGTPETKICLEYVRYLLKKELSNEVLKKAAGILNSLPGFPSNYDYILEQIPEDLLSLRRKFDKLYNQFLKIPTPEFYKKIHKLRLQFEKENLYYSAIIAGLSEILALHWMRTPEKEIELNHHLKRLKGRLRDPILNFQLTFLEATARTEIMDTAIAKRLTQKARRLLRRLPYASFYESYGDLATFMGDYKTALRYRLRALEMAKEEEEKNRLYFKSALCLTIDGKYREALKYLKLAKIDYKKKYYDSYNLTHTLASFGLGKLEKAEFFIQKTLEKSEKEHFRNAIFTAICCLAAIKMALGNIVESEQLLKEYLPLMKKFNIQRETLIMQFLLEKKIKKLHTLPTVYILHLIKQAKDSLKERDYIKIFEFAAKYGLTGYLHRCLFFVPELILHRIAQGRNVLLPRCLLQLPIFNKNFPFYELKFLGPTIIYRNQAYLKIQLNPQLNALLIYIGLHLREPGNSIDLNNIIQNFWPKSKNPIARLYYLLVQCRAILKLPTHFLSIENVGSKKYLVNKGFYIWTDYNYFQIQLAQAKALERAGEWSFARKEYLKAFQLFRSEPFKKNFDNWSVDMRFRILSQFETEAINFAKSCLEHGNKNDARKILQKVLKIIPDSQEVKGLLDGLMVG